A region of Ursus arctos isolate Adak ecotype North America unplaced genomic scaffold, UrsArc2.0 scaffold_31, whole genome shotgun sequence DNA encodes the following proteins:
- the LOC113248170 gene encoding zinc finger protein with KRAB and SCAN domains 4, protein MARESKESTAFDDESAENQIGLLVVKVEEEEASAFVEAASPVRGSENYRQRFRGFRYPEAEGPREALSRLRELCRRWLRPETHSKEQIVELLVLEQFLTILPEELQAWVREQHPESGDEVVVLLEYLQTQLEEPGPQGPGGDQRQLLCCKMAVLTPAQRPWSSQFQPMKALLKHESLGSQASADRVLRVPGLGPGRRCRGDAVVAARLPPEPQGLLKTEDVALAFSPAWTQLDSPQGSFHRDERQENCGGLTPLGGDMQAEITDPPPDEKRPEQEAGEIPCHLGEDVAQIPLCAEAGEQEDRLPRKQKNATGSRRHYCHECGKSFAQSSGLSKHRRIHTGEKPYECEECGKAFIGSSALVIHQRVHTGEKPYECEECGKAFSHSSDLIKHQRTHTGEKPYECEDCGKTFSQSCSLLEHHRIHTGEKPYQCSMCGKAFRRNSHLLRHQRIHGDKNAQDPESGETWESQGRVGGWWEHVEAPVSYKCNECERSFTRNRSLTEHQKIHTGEKPYQCDTCGKGFTRTSYLVQHQRSHVGKKILSQ, encoded by the exons ATGGCTAGGGAATCGAAGGAAAGCACGGCCTTCGATGATGAATCTGCAGAGAACCAGATCGGGCTCCTGGTCGTAaaggtggaagaggaagaggcctCTGCCtttgtggaggcagccagccctgttCGGGGTTCAGAAAATTACCGTCAGCGCTTCCGGGGCTTCCGCTACCCCGAGGCAGAGGGGCCCCGCGAGGCGCTGAGCCGGCTCCGGGAGCTGTGCCGACGCTGGCTGCGACCCGAGACCCACAGCAAGGAGCAGATCGTGGAGCTGCTGGTGCTGGAGCAGTTCCTGACCATCCTGCCCGAGGAGCTGCAGGCCTGGGTGCGGGAGCAGCACCCGGAGAGCGGGGACGAGGTGGTGGTGCTCTTGGAGTATTTGCAGACGCAGCTGGAGGAGCCAGGGCCGCAG GGCCCAGGTGGTGACCAGAGGCAGCTACTCTGTTGCAAGATGGCAGTGCTGACACCAGCTCAGAGGCCATGGAGTTCCCAGTTCCAGCCAATGAAGGCTCTGCTCAAGCACGAATCTCTGGGATCCCAGGCCTCAGCAGACAGAG TTCTCCGGGTTCCTGGGCTTGGCCCAGGACGGCGCTGCAGAGGAGACGCGGTGGTGGCTGCCAGGctgcccccagagccccag GGCTTGCTGAAGACGGAAGATGTGGCCCTGGCTTTCTCCCCTGCATGGACACAGCTGGATTCACCTCAAGGGAGCTTCCACAGAGATGAAAGGCAGGAGAACTGTGGCGGCCTGACCCCCCTGG GTGGTGACATGCAGGCTGAGATCACGGACCCGCCCCCAGATGAAAAACGTCCAGAACAAGAGGCTGGGGAAATACCGTGCCACTTGGGTGAAGACGTTGCCCAGATTCCTCTCTGTGCAGAAGCTGGTGAACAGGAGGACAGGTTAccaagaaagcagaaaaatgcCACAGGAAGTAGGCGGCACTATTGTCATGAATGTGGAAAGAGTTTTGCTCAGAGTTCGGGCCTGAGCAAGCACAGGAGAatccacactggggagaaacccTACGAATGTGAGGAATGCGGCAAAGCCTTCATCGGGAGCTCTGCCCTCGTCATCCATCAGAGAGTCCACACTGGTGAGAAACCATATGAGTGtgaagaatgtggcaaggccttcaGTCACAGCTCAGACCTTATCAAACACCAGAGAacccacactggggagaagcCCTATGAGTGTGAGGACTGTGGAAAGACCTTTAGCCAGAGCTGCAGCCTCCTGGAACACCACAGAATCCACACGGGGGAGAAGCCATACCAGTGCAGCATGTGTGGCAAAGCTTTTAGGCGGAATTCACACCTCTTGAGACACCAGAGGATCCATGGCGATAAAAACGCGCAGGATCCTGAAAGTGGAGAGACCTGGGAGAgtcaggggagggtgggaggctggTGGGAACATGTAGAGGCTCCTGTGTCTTATAAATGTAATGAGTGTGAGAGAAGTTTCACTCGCAACAGAAGCCTTACTGAACACCAAAAAATCCACACTGGTGAGAAACCCTATCAGTGTGACACCTGTGGAAAAGGCTTCACCCGGACCTCATACCTTGTTCAACACCAGAGGAGCCACGtcggaaaaaaaattctatcacaGTGA